From one Cynocephalus volans isolate mCynVol1 chromosome X, mCynVol1.pri, whole genome shotgun sequence genomic stretch:
- the LOC134367834 gene encoding probable ATP-dependent RNA helicase DDX53: MSRVPDWKRAERSPGAPGASCDDRGGRGSSWNGPSGGLGPRAAGSHEPPLCFRLENHLVGSVIGRGGSKIKDLQRSTNTKIQIKKGDCEAVVKIFGSKDMKAKAKAAIDTLIKRQERYRSESDVDNAASQPPVGRDVSTVNVVREAPPLMDLDRIKAEAVAWEKRKWADLPPIKKDFYTESKATSSMSKEQVDKWRKENYNVMCDDLKDDEKRPIPNPACEFEDAFRPYTELMKSITRAGFQKPTPIQAQAWPIALKGVDLIGVAQTGTGKTLSYLMPGFIHLDGQPISREQRNGPGMLVLTPTRELALQVEAECSKYSYKGLKSICIHGGRNREGQIQGITKSVDIIIATPGRLNDLQMNKFVDLRSITYLVLDEADKMLHLGLEHQIKKILLDVRPDRQTVMTSATWPDSVRRLAQSYLKEPMIVYVGTLDLVAVNTVKQNIIVTTEAEKRALIQEFLENMSPKDKVIVFVNRKLAVDDLSSDFGIQGLPVQSLHGDRELCDREEALEDFKSGKVKILITTDLVSRGLDVNDITHVYNYDFPQNIEEYIHRVGRTGRAGKTGTSISLITQDNSKIANELIQILKRANQSVPEDLVAMAKRYNFHKQKKGTQ; encoded by the coding sequence ATGTCCCGGGTCCCGGACTGGAAGAGGGCAGAGCGTAGTCCAGGAGCTCCTGGGGCCAGCTGCGATgacagaggtggcagaggcagcagttGGAATGGCCCCTCAGGCGGTTTGGGGCCTAGAGCCGCAGGCTCCCATGAACCACCACTCTGCTTTAGACTGGAGAACCACCTGGTTGGCTCAGTCATTGGTCGTGGtgggtcaaaaataaaagacctacagCGTTCGACAAAcactaaaatacagataaaaaagggGGATTGCGAAGCAGTAGTGAAAATTTTTGGCAGCAAAGATATGAAAGCAAAGGCCAAGGCAGCTATAGATACTcttattaaaagacaagaaaggtaCCGTTCAGAATCGGATGTGGATAATGCTGCGTCCCAACCTCCTGTTGGGAGAGACGTAAGCACAGTTAACGTTGTCAGAGAAGCTCCGCCATTGATGGATTTGGATCGTATTAAGGCAGAAGCCGTGgcgtgggaaaaaagaaagtgggcagATTTACCACCAATTAAGAAAGACTTTTACACAGAATCCAAAGCTACAAGCTCCATGTCTAAAGAACAGGTAGacaagtggaggaaagaaaattacaacgtAATGTGTGATGACTTGAAAGATGATGAGAAGCGTCCCATCCCTAATCCAGCTTGTGAATTTGAGGACGCTTTCCGTCCGTACACAGAACTTATGAAAAGCATAACAAGGGCGGGTTTTCAAAAACCAACACCAATTCAGGCACAGGCATGGCCCATTGCCTTAAAAGGAGTAGATCTTATAGGAGTTGCCCAAACTGGCACAGGCAAAACATTGTCCTACTTAATGCCTGGGTTTATTCATCTTGATGGTCAACCGATATCTAGAGAACAAAGGAATGGACCTGGCATGCTAGTCCTCACTCCCACCAGAGAATTAGCTCTTCAGGTGGAAGCTGAATgttctaaatattcatataaaggtcTGAAAAGTATTTGTATACATGGTGGTAGAAATAGAGAAGGACAAATTCAAGGCATTACCAAAAGTGTAGATATCATTATTGCAACTCCTGGAAGACTGAATGACCTGCAAATGAATAAGTTTGTTGACCTACGAAGCATAACCTACTTGGTCTTAGATGAGGCAGATAAAATGCTACATCTGGGGCTTGAGCAccagattaagaaaattttgttagatgtgCGCCCAGATCGGCAGACTGTTATGACAAGTGCAACTTGGCCAGATTCTGTCCGTAGACTTGCACAGTCTTATTTGAAAGAGCCTATGATTGTTTATGTTGGCACTCTGGATCTAGTTGCTGTAAACACAGTGAAGCAAAATATAATCGttaccacagaagcagaaaaacgaGCTCTTATCCAAGAATTCCTAGAGAATATGtcaccaaaagacaaagtcatagtGTTTGTCAACCGAAAACTTGCTGTTGATGACTTATCAAgtgattttggtatccaaggcCTCCCTGTGCAATCACTACATGGTGACAGAGAGCTATGTGATCGAGAGGAAGCATTAGAAgactttaaaagtggaaaagtgaAGATATTGATTACAACTGATTTAGTATCCCGAGGACTTGATGTTAACGATATCACACacgtatataattatgatttcccACAAAACATTGAAGAATATATCCACAGAGTAGGACGTACTGGACGAGCAGGAAAGACTGGAACGTCAATTTCCCTTATCACTCAAGATAATTCAAAGATTGCCAATGAATTGattcaaattctgaaaagagCAAATCAGAGTGTCCCAGAAGATCTTGTAGCGATGGCCAAGCGATACAACttccataaacaaaaaaaggggacacag